One genomic window of Methanomassiliicoccales archaeon includes the following:
- a CDS encoding translation initiation factor IF-2 subunit beta, whose product MAEDDYLALLEKAKDELPDTIEKHERFNVPEVDVLQEGKQTVIRNFGDIVEALRRDPEHLLHFLLRELGAPGFIEGRRVIIKAKISPSQVTDRINSYTETWVICSECGRPDTHINKEGRILVLECEACGAHRPVHVSKTIRPLETKGVKAGETYELVIEDVGKKGDGLAKRGNVVIYVPGTIKGSRVKVKVEKVDGNIAFGKISNE is encoded by the coding sequence ATGGCGGAAGACGATTACCTCGCATTACTAGAGAAGGCAAAGGACGAGTTGCCAGATACCATAGAGAAGCACGAGAGGTTCAACGTTCCTGAGGTGGACGTGTTACAGGAGGGAAAGCAGACCGTCATCAGGAATTTCGGGGACATAGTGGAAGCCCTAAGGCGGGATCCCGAACATCTACTTCACTTCCTTCTGCGAGAGCTCGGAGCACCCGGATTCATCGAGGGTCGGAGGGTCATAATCAAGGCTAAAATCTCACCGAGCCAGGTTACCGACAGGATAAACAGCTACACCGAGACATGGGTGATCTGCTCGGAGTGCGGCAGGCCTGATACTCACATCAACAAGGAGGGACGGATCCTGGTCCTCGAGTGCGAGGCGTGCGGCGCCCACAGACCGGTCCATGTGAGCAAGACGATACGCCCACTGGAGACCAAAGGGGTGAAAGCTGGTGAGACCTATGAGCTGGTCATCGAGGACGTTGGAAAGAAGGGAGATGGACTGGCCAAGCGTGGCAACGTGGTCATCTATGTGCCTGGTACCATCAAAGGATCCCGAGTAAAGGTCAAGGTGGAGAAGGTAGACGGAAACATCGCCTTCGGAAAGATCTCAAACGAGTGA
- a CDS encoding phosphoesterase gives MRFLVLTDIHMRDRVIGWANGLVETHDADALMVLGDITQFGPPEWAGEFLSAFEVPIYAVHGNCDPPLVLGWIEKTAVSLHKAKIQLEGETLIGLGGSNPTIFDTPNEQSEVEIYESLLPIMEKGAIMVTHCPPYGINDKTRHGHHAGSHSLLRISNEFRPKAWLAGHIHEARGIVEVDGTKYMNPGAAKDGFSGLLEIGGSIVMELLDRVD, from the coding sequence ATGAGATTCCTGGTTCTCACCGACATTCACATGAGGGATAGGGTCATTGGATGGGCGAACGGGCTGGTAGAGACACACGACGCCGATGCCCTGATGGTTCTCGGGGACATTACTCAATTTGGGCCTCCGGAATGGGCCGGAGAGTTCCTCTCGGCATTCGAAGTACCGATCTACGCGGTACATGGCAATTGCGACCCACCGCTGGTCCTTGGTTGGATCGAGAAGACTGCGGTGTCATTGCACAAGGCCAAAATCCAGCTGGAAGGGGAGACCTTGATTGGTCTTGGGGGCTCCAATCCTACCATCTTCGACACTCCGAACGAGCAGAGCGAGGTTGAGATCTACGAGTCACTTCTACCTATCATGGAGAAGGGGGCGATAATGGTTACTCACTGCCCACCATATGGCATCAACGACAAGACACGTCACGGTCATCACGCCGGCAGCCATTCTCTTCTCAGGATCTCAAATGAGTTCAGACCCAAGGCTTGGCTGGCTGGACACATTCATGAGGCCAGAGGAATCGTGGAGGTGGATGGCACCAAGTATATGAATCCCGGAGCCGCCAAGGACGGCTTCTCGGGCCTCTTAGAGATAGGTGGATCGATAGTCATGGAACTCCTGGATCGAGTGGATTGA
- a CDS encoding 30S ribosomal protein S8e, whose product MALWQGKSRRKATGGRRRPQRKKRRFEIGREMQFTFVGAERHKMYRTKGGNRKVRMLSAEYANVVDPNDNSVKKVKILTVRENPANPNYVQRNIINKGAKIQTDAGMARVTSRPGQDGTVNAVLIE is encoded by the coding sequence ATGGCACTCTGGCAGGGAAAGTCACGACGGAAGGCCACTGGTGGTAGGCGCCGCCCTCAGAGGAAGAAGAGACGCTTCGAAATCGGAAGGGAGATGCAGTTCACCTTCGTGGGAGCGGAGAGGCACAAGATGTACCGAACCAAGGGTGGCAACAGGAAGGTCCGCATGCTCAGCGCAGAATACGCGAACGTGGTGGATCCTAATGATAATTCGGTCAAGAAGGTCAAGATCCTGACTGTGAGGGAGAACCCTGCCAACCCCAACTACGTCCAGAGAAACATTATCAATAAGGGTGCCAAGATCCAGACGGACGCTGGGATGGCAAGAGTTACTTCAAGGCCAGGTCAGGACGGTACCGTGAACGCTGTGCTCATAGAGTGA
- a CDS encoding signal recognition particle protein Srp19 (binds to 7S RNA to mediate binding of the signal recognition particle protein Srp54), which yields MALDEETAWVVWPEYFDAKRSRSQGRKVSKKLAIPNPTTEAIAKVLIRMEMDFRIEEDKSYPGNWHHHKGRILVENSLPKTELIQEIAEKLARD from the coding sequence ATGGCCCTTGATGAGGAGACAGCATGGGTCGTTTGGCCCGAATACTTTGATGCTAAAAGGAGCAGGTCTCAGGGTCGAAAGGTGAGCAAGAAGCTCGCAATCCCCAACCCAACCACGGAGGCCATTGCTAAGGTCCTGATCCGTATGGAGATGGATTTCAGGATCGAGGAAGACAAGTCTTACCCTGGTAATTGGCACCATCACAAAGGAAGGATTCTGGTCGAGAACTCGCTCCCAAAGACCGAGCTCATTCAGGAGATAGCCGAGAAACTCGCCCGGGACTAG
- a CDS encoding DUF211 domain-containing protein, translated as MSDIKRLVLDVLKPHHPSIVELSTRLSVLEGVSGVNLTLDEVDQETESIKITIEGNAIDFDVIQQAIAESGAVIHSVDSVSAGKKLVEEVETPQDR; from the coding sequence TTGAGCGATATCAAGCGTTTAGTTCTGGATGTCCTGAAGCCCCACCATCCTTCCATAGTGGAGTTATCGACACGTCTTAGCGTGCTCGAAGGAGTTTCAGGGGTCAATCTCACACTTGACGAGGTGGATCAGGAAACCGAGTCAATCAAAATAACCATCGAGGGCAATGCCATCGACTTCGACGTGATTCAGCAAGCGATCGCTGAATCCGGGGCTGTCATACACTCAGTTGATAGTGTATCCGCCGGAAAGAAGTTGGTGGAGGAAGTTGAGACACCCCAGGACCGCTAG
- a CDS encoding NAD(P)H-hydrate dehydratase, giving the protein MVSRVDFELMMPFSEVRVLDINSEYLGVTPEYMMEEAGKGVAQLVRELAGEGSSIGMICGTGNNAGDAFVAARYLSDIMEVTVVLARPSERIRTELALKNYERVRDLSVEPDEVDFSTFDLLVDALYGTGMKGEVNEPYRTLITRINEFEKTVLSIDVPSGLEADIKVIPDYTITFHELKEGMTEDDCGKIVVHDIGIPPEAKEFVGPGEFIYYPLPEEESYRGDNGKVLIVSGGFFPGATTLAGLSSYRIGVDLVHIAAPLLAYGPIAGHSPNFIVHRLSSPELAMEDVPIVKELIEKVDSVLLGTGLCESESSQRVILRILEDCETPMVVNADNLETIGKDLSILEDKTGVLTVHHPGFKAITGRLPGGDVDFDKSSVKDFAKEIDFTVILKGRVDIISDGKRVRRNRTGNPSMSVGGTGDTLAGIMVGLLAKGVEPFDAARIASFTNGYAGDMAFESHGFGMMASDLVEKIPDVLKICLEKVL; this is encoded by the coding sequence ATGGTATCCCGAGTCGATTTTGAATTGATGATGCCTTTCAGCGAGGTCAGGGTCTTGGATATCAACTCGGAATACTTGGGCGTCACCCCGGAGTACATGATGGAAGAGGCGGGGAAGGGAGTGGCCCAGTTGGTTAGAGAGCTTGCCGGGGAAGGTAGCAGTATTGGTATGATCTGCGGTACAGGTAACAATGCTGGTGATGCTTTCGTCGCTGCCAGGTATCTCAGCGACATCATGGAAGTGACAGTCGTTCTTGCCCGTCCATCTGAGAGGATAAGGACCGAGCTGGCCTTGAAGAACTACGAGAGAGTCCGTGACCTCTCGGTGGAGCCGGATGAGGTGGACTTTTCGACCTTCGACCTACTGGTCGATGCTCTATATGGAACCGGCATGAAGGGAGAGGTCAACGAGCCTTACAGGACACTCATAACCCGGATCAACGAGTTCGAAAAGACTGTCCTATCTATTGACGTGCCGTCGGGCTTGGAGGCCGACATCAAGGTAATTCCTGATTATACAATCACATTCCACGAACTCAAGGAAGGCATGACTGAGGACGACTGCGGCAAGATCGTGGTACATGACATCGGCATTCCGCCTGAGGCCAAGGAGTTCGTCGGGCCTGGGGAATTCATCTATTACCCTTTGCCTGAGGAGGAATCCTATAGGGGAGACAACGGTAAGGTGCTCATAGTCAGTGGAGGGTTCTTCCCTGGAGCGACAACCCTAGCTGGCCTTTCTTCGTACCGTATAGGTGTTGATCTGGTGCACATCGCCGCCCCCCTTTTGGCTTACGGCCCCATTGCTGGGCACTCGCCCAACTTCATTGTTCATAGGCTCAGTTCACCTGAGCTGGCGATGGAGGATGTCCCGATCGTGAAGGAGCTTATTGAAAAGGTCGACTCAGTCCTACTCGGTACGGGTCTCTGCGAATCCGAATCCAGCCAGAGGGTCATCCTGAGAATATTGGAGGATTGCGAGACGCCGATGGTGGTGAACGCTGATAATCTCGAGACAATAGGGAAAGATCTCTCTATCCTGGAAGACAAGACTGGAGTTCTCACCGTTCATCATCCTGGATTCAAAGCCATCACCGGTCGATTGCCTGGAGGCGATGTGGATTTCGACAAGTCCTCGGTAAAGGATTTCGCAAAGGAGATTGACTTCACGGTGATCCTGAAGGGAAGGGTGGACATAATCTCCGATGGCAAGAGGGTCCGGAGAAACAGGACCGGGAACCCTTCGATGAGTGTCGGTGGCACGGGGGATACGTTGGCTGGCATAATGGTGGGTCTACTAGCAAAGGGTGTAGAGCCTTTCGATGCTGCGAGGATCGCCTCATTCACGAACGGTTACGCCGGGGATATGGCATTCGAATCGCATGGCTTTGGGATGATGGCAAGCGATCTGGTTGAGAAGATACCCGATGTGCTCAAAATCTGCCTTGAGAAGGTTTTATAA
- a CDS encoding metallophosphoesterase family protein — protein sequence MIVAIISDVHSNVVALEAVLEDIDTLGADRIFCAGDIVGYYPFPNETIDLLKEWNVTAIQGNHDRAVIHFNTVGMNRLAADAARWTSENIIAENVDYLKSLRSNLRTKVNRRIIAMYHGSPRDDDEYLYEIDTGPELIEMCACDFMISGHTHIPFVRKFTDGTLINPGSVGQPRDGDRKASYAILDTEHGDVTICRKSYNIDKVFRKVNEVGLPHFLAERLEYGF from the coding sequence GTGATAGTGGCTATCATTTCGGATGTCCACTCCAATGTCGTGGCGCTTGAGGCGGTTCTGGAAGATATCGATACTCTTGGGGCCGATAGGATATTCTGCGCCGGGGATATAGTCGGCTACTATCCATTCCCCAATGAGACTATAGACCTTCTAAAGGAATGGAATGTGACCGCAATACAAGGGAACCACGACAGGGCGGTGATCCACTTCAATACCGTGGGAATGAATAGACTGGCTGCCGATGCGGCCAGATGGACCTCTGAAAACATCATCGCTGAGAATGTGGACTACCTCAAGTCTCTCAGATCAAACCTGAGGACCAAGGTCAATAGACGCATCATCGCGATGTACCACGGCTCACCCAGGGACGATGACGAATACCTTTACGAGATTGATACGGGACCGGAGCTGATTGAGATGTGCGCATGCGATTTCATGATATCTGGTCATACCCACATCCCATTCGTCCGGAAGTTCACCGACGGTACCCTCATAAACCCTGGATCAGTTGGACAACCCAGAGATGGCGATAGGAAGGCCAGCTATGCGATCTTGGATACAGAGCACGGCGATGTGACGATATGCAGAAAGTCATACAATATCGATAAGGTCTTCCGCAAGGTCAACGAGGTGGGTCTACCCCATTTTCTGGCTGAAAGACTGGAGTACGGTTTCTGA
- a CDS encoding metallophosphoesterase translates to MDPQPPAIPIIDYPILRLEGILCAGDLHIGIEAEYSDKGIHLPSLTHRMEQELLEVRENEKELILLGDIKHMVPGSTRQEQTEVPRFLMRVGDSFDEVHLVRGNHDGGIEEFLPERGVKVHSSTGFRVGDVGFVHGHTWPSNEVMASSLLVMAHTHPAIMFKDNLGRTTTEPCWLRCGFKENNGRYVELPDELIVMPALNRSMGGSPVNLEGKKLLGPLLQSDLVDLDNARVYLLDGIFLGRLKDLRLQRSK, encoded by the coding sequence ATGGATCCTCAGCCTCCTGCCATTCCCATCATTGATTATCCAATACTGAGGCTTGAGGGCATTCTCTGCGCTGGTGATCTCCACATAGGTATCGAAGCCGAGTACTCGGACAAGGGCATTCACCTGCCAAGCCTCACCCATAGAATGGAGCAGGAGCTCCTGGAGGTCAGGGAGAACGAGAAGGAGCTGATCCTTCTAGGGGACATAAAGCACATGGTCCCCGGGTCGACCCGTCAGGAACAAACGGAGGTCCCCAGGTTCCTCATGAGGGTGGGAGACAGCTTCGATGAGGTACACCTTGTGAGGGGCAATCACGATGGAGGCATCGAGGAGTTCCTTCCAGAAAGGGGGGTGAAGGTCCATTCATCGACGGGGTTCCGGGTAGGCGATGTTGGCTTCGTGCACGGGCATACTTGGCCCTCGAACGAGGTCATGGCCTCGAGCCTTCTAGTAATGGCTCACACCCATCCTGCCATCATGTTCAAGGATAACCTCGGACGGACGACCACCGAACCCTGCTGGCTTCGCTGCGGGTTCAAGGAGAACAACGGTCGCTATGTTGAGCTACCAGACGAATTGATAGTGATGCCCGCACTCAATCGCAGCATGGGCGGTTCACCTGTCAACCTCGAAGGGAAGAAATTGCTAGGACCTCTGCTCCAGAGCGATCTGGTGGACCTTGACAATGCCCGCGTCTACCTCTTGGACGGCATTTTCCTGGGCAGGTTGAAGGATCTTCGGCTTCAGCGGTCGAAGTAA
- a CDS encoding Ni/Fe hydrogenase subunit alpha, translating to MSPEIFDTPTKSESKRITVDPLTRLEGHGKIEIFLNDDGNVENAYWQIPELRGFERFCIGRSVEELNKITSRLCGVCPGAHHIASTKALDGVYNVEPTETGHKLRELFYQAHYVHSHIAHFYALAAPDFVLGPAAPVAQRNIIGVVGAVGVDIGAEVIKNRSRAQKIQEMLGGKATHPVCGMPGGMTKGLNEDERKQIEDWATEMVEFSKFSLNVLSDVVLKNEDYMAIITNPDIFYHETNYISLVDKDDKINFYDGELRVVNPSGEEIFKFHPDNYLDYIAEAVYPWSYEKFPFMKKIGFKGLVDGADSGIYRSAPLARLNASKGFTTPLAQEQFENYFGVFRDLGVKGPIHFTQAFHWARLIELLYASEKLLELAQDPQITNKDIRAPVTEKPDEGIGCIEAPRGVLIHHYKSDPNGITTDVNLIVGTTNNNGPINMSVKKAASALIKNWMVSPGLLNMVEMAYRAYDPCNSCATHTLPGEMPIKAVIRKVDGSVYKVVKNF from the coding sequence ATGAGCCCCGAGATTTTCGATACACCAACCAAGTCCGAGTCCAAGAGGATCACTGTCGATCCTCTAACCAGGCTCGAGGGTCACGGGAAGATAGAGATCTTCCTCAACGACGACGGCAATGTTGAGAACGCTTACTGGCAGATCCCTGAACTGAGGGGATTCGAGCGATTCTGCATCGGCAGATCGGTTGAAGAGCTCAACAAGATCACCTCAAGGCTTTGCGGGGTGTGCCCTGGCGCCCATCACATAGCTTCGACCAAGGCGCTTGATGGCGTCTATAACGTCGAGCCTACGGAAACCGGTCACAAGCTTAGGGAGCTGTTCTACCAGGCCCACTACGTCCACAGCCACATTGCGCACTTCTACGCTCTGGCGGCACCGGACTTCGTTCTGGGGCCAGCGGCACCCGTTGCCCAGAGGAACATCATCGGGGTGGTTGGAGCCGTGGGAGTGGACATCGGTGCAGAGGTCATTAAGAACAGATCCCGGGCGCAGAAGATCCAGGAAATGCTTGGTGGAAAGGCGACCCACCCCGTCTGCGGCATGCCCGGTGGCATGACCAAAGGACTCAACGAGGACGAGCGCAAGCAGATCGAGGATTGGGCCACCGAGATGGTGGAATTCTCCAAGTTCTCATTGAACGTTCTGAGCGATGTGGTCCTGAAGAACGAGGATTACATGGCCATAATCACCAACCCCGATATCTTTTACCACGAGACCAACTACATCAGTCTGGTGGACAAGGATGACAAGATCAACTTCTACGATGGCGAGCTGAGGGTCGTGAACCCCTCTGGAGAGGAGATATTCAAGTTCCACCCTGACAACTACCTGGACTACATCGCCGAAGCGGTGTACCCCTGGAGCTACGAGAAGTTCCCCTTCATGAAGAAGATCGGGTTCAAGGGATTGGTGGACGGAGCGGACTCAGGTATCTACCGCTCTGCCCCGCTTGCAAGGCTGAACGCCTCAAAGGGATTCACAACCCCGCTTGCCCAGGAGCAGTTCGAGAACTACTTCGGGGTCTTCAGGGATCTCGGCGTGAAGGGACCTATTCACTTCACCCAGGCATTTCATTGGGCGAGGCTCATAGAGCTTCTGTACGCTTCGGAGAAACTGCTTGAGCTGGCACAGGACCCGCAGATCACAAACAAGGACATCCGCGCTCCGGTGACCGAGAAGCCCGATGAAGGTATTGGTTGCATAGAGGCTCCAAGGGGAGTGCTCATACACCACTACAAGTCGGACCCCAACGGCATCACCACCGATGTGAACCTTATCGTGGGCACGACCAACAACAACGGCCCGATCAACATGTCGGTGAAGAAGGCCGCCAGCGCTCTGATAAAAAACTGGATGGTCTCACCAGGACTCCTGAACATGGTGGAGATGGCATACAGGGCGTACGACCCGTGCAACTCCTGCGCCACTCACACCCTGCCGGGCGAGATGCCGATCAAGGCCGTCATCCGCAAGGTCGATGGCTCGGTGTACAAGGTCGTCAAGAACTTCTAA
- a CDS encoding oxidoreductase — protein sequence MSDKIKIAQYWAASCGGCDVALLDIDERILGVAELADIVFWPIAVDTKLKDVEALPDGYITATLFNGAIRNSENEYVAKLLRQKSKIMVAFGSCACFGGIPGLANITYADDIMDYVYNKTPSMDNPEGILPLVEYHAPEGDLELPEMYDTVKTLEDFVEVDYFMPGCPPTVDRINEFLDAVEKHVKEGAPLPPKGAVIASEKTLCDECGRKKEYRKLERVYLPHELDEIDPELCLLDQGIICMGPATRAGCGAKCVNVSQPCRGCFGPTSAALDHGGSMLSALASIFKVDESETKLSEEQIVELMSHIKDPLGTFYEYTMPVGLIKRAVREKRRSKA from the coding sequence ATGAGCGACAAAATTAAGATAGCACAGTACTGGGCGGCCAGCTGCGGCGGCTGCGACGTCGCACTACTCGACATAGATGAGCGTATCCTTGGTGTCGCGGAACTAGCCGACATTGTGTTTTGGCCGATTGCGGTGGACACTAAATTGAAGGATGTGGAGGCCCTGCCTGACGGTTATATAACCGCCACATTGTTCAACGGCGCCATCAGGAACAGCGAGAACGAGTACGTGGCCAAGCTGCTCAGACAGAAGTCAAAGATCATGGTGGCCTTCGGTTCATGTGCCTGCTTCGGCGGCATACCTGGACTGGCCAACATCACCTATGCGGACGACATCATGGACTATGTCTACAACAAGACGCCATCGATGGACAATCCTGAAGGAATACTCCCCCTGGTCGAGTACCACGCCCCTGAGGGCGATCTGGAACTCCCTGAGATGTATGACACCGTGAAGACGCTCGAGGACTTTGTTGAAGTAGATTACTTCATGCCAGGCTGTCCTCCGACCGTTGACAGGATCAACGAATTCCTTGACGCGGTGGAGAAGCATGTGAAGGAGGGCGCACCACTTCCTCCAAAGGGAGCGGTCATCGCCTCGGAGAAGACCCTGTGCGATGAGTGCGGCCGAAAGAAGGAGTACAGGAAGCTCGAGAGGGTCTACCTTCCACACGAGCTAGATGAGATCGATCCCGAACTCTGCCTGCTGGATCAGGGCATCATATGCATGGGCCCGGCCACTAGGGCGGGATGCGGGGCGAAGTGCGTCAACGTGAGCCAACCCTGCAGGGGCTGCTTTGGGCCTACCAGTGCGGCACTGGACCACGGAGGCAGCATGCTCTCGGCCCTTGCCTCGATTTTCAAGGTCGACGAGTCGGAGACCAAACTCTCCGAGGAGCAGATCGTGGAGCTGATGTCCCATATCAAGGACCCGCTGGGTACCTTCTATGAGTACACTATGCCAGTGGGTCTGATTAAACGGGCGGTCCGTGAGAAGAGGAGGTCGAAGGCATGA
- a CDS encoding hydrogenase iron-sulfur subunit: MSTQTAVAAQEQDAWEPRILVFCCNWCSYAGADLAGVSRLQMPPNFLVIRTMCSARVDVEFVLEAFAKGADGVLVAGCHPADCHYIGGNYRTRRRIALLRMLLEQYGFDPERLRLEWISASEGEKFQKTMVEFTETIKDIGPNPIKEE, encoded by the coding sequence ATGAGCACACAAACAGCCGTGGCCGCACAGGAGCAGGATGCGTGGGAGCCCAGGATATTGGTCTTCTGTTGCAACTGGTGCTCCTACGCCGGCGCGGACCTTGCGGGGGTCAGCAGATTGCAGATGCCCCCCAACTTTCTGGTAATCCGTACCATGTGCTCCGCCAGGGTAGACGTTGAGTTCGTCCTGGAGGCTTTCGCTAAGGGTGCTGACGGTGTGCTGGTGGCTGGGTGCCACCCCGCAGACTGCCACTATATTGGCGGGAACTACCGTACCAGGAGAAGGATAGCGCTACTCAGGATGCTGTTGGAACAGTACGGATTTGATCCAGAAAGACTTAGACTTGAGTGGATTTCCGCTTCAGAGGGCGAGAAGTTCCAGAAGACGATGGTGGAGTTCACCGAGACCATCAAGGATATCGGCCCGAACCCCATCAAGGAGGAGTGA